In Rhodothermales bacterium, a single window of DNA contains:
- a CDS encoding carboxypeptidase-like regulatory domain-containing protein — protein MRTFVFPILSLSARRILPLLLLALCASPALAQLQPAAVLTGTVVDDSTGTPLAGVHVFIASSMIGTTTDGEGLYRLEKVPLGAQRLYVSIIGFDPQARDILLRESKSYTFDFRLAEAVSELGEITVEAKGDKRWARRLERFTSLFIGETPNAAQTKIVNPEVLDFADKGGTLLAFAGEILEIENRALGYRVQYFLKDFAAEPNRTRYDGEPLFQELTPADEAEAALWEENRRKAFYGSTRHFFLAVLSGRHKEHGFETFQRAKPAGAAGQGTFSSSGNGMDSRIPFDAASMLKPTDNPNEKTLEFEGAIEIAFKGEMEDESFAKWQQQYGAMGGKRNDRLQRSLIWQEDGPTIIDQKGDILNPYGVTVSGYFAFERIADELPKEYRPSR, from the coding sequence ATGCGCACGTTCGTTTTCCCCATCCTGAGCCTCTCGGCCCGGCGTATCCTGCCGCTTCTCCTGCTGGCGCTTTGTGCCTCCCCCGCCCTCGCGCAGCTCCAGCCGGCGGCCGTACTTACCGGCACGGTAGTGGACGACTCCACGGGCACGCCGCTCGCCGGCGTCCACGTGTTTATCGCCTCCTCCATGATCGGGACCACCACCGACGGCGAAGGCCTCTACCGGCTCGAAAAGGTACCCCTCGGCGCCCAGCGCCTGTACGTCTCGATCATCGGGTTCGACCCGCAGGCGCGAGACATCCTGCTGCGTGAGTCAAAATCCTACACGTTCGACTTCCGCCTCGCCGAGGCGGTGTCCGAGCTCGGCGAAATCACCGTCGAGGCCAAGGGCGACAAGCGTTGGGCCCGCCGGCTCGAACGCTTCACCTCGCTCTTTATCGGCGAGACACCCAACGCGGCCCAGACGAAGATTGTCAACCCCGAGGTGCTCGACTTCGCCGACAAGGGCGGCACGCTGCTCGCCTTCGCCGGCGAGATCCTGGAGATTGAAAACCGCGCCCTGGGCTACCGCGTCCAGTATTTCCTCAAGGACTTCGCCGCCGAGCCCAACCGCACCCGCTACGATGGCGAGCCGCTCTTCCAGGAACTGACGCCGGCCGACGAGGCCGAAGCCGCCCTATGGGAAGAAAACCGGCGCAAGGCCTTCTACGGCTCCACCCGCCATTTCTTCCTGGCCGTCCTCTCCGGTCGCCACAAGGAGCATGGCTTCGAGACCTTCCAGCGTGCCAAGCCGGCCGGCGCGGCCGGCCAGGGCACCTTCTCATCCAGTGGTAACGGCATGGATTCTCGCATCCCGTTCGACGCCGCATCCATGCTGAAGCCGACCGACAATCCCAATGAAAAGACCCTCGAATTCGAGGGCGCCATCGAGATCGCGTTTAAGGGTGAAATGGAGGACGAGTCGTTTGCAAAATGGCAACAGCAATACGGGGCCATGGGCGGCAAACGCAACGACCGGCTCCAGCGTTCGCTCATCTGGCAGGAAGACGGTCCGACGATCATCGACCAGAAGGGGGATATCCTGAATCCGTACGGGGTGACGGTGTCCGGCTATTTCGCCTTCGAACGCATCGCCGACGAACTGCCGAAGGAGTACCGGCCGTCCCGGTAA
- a CDS encoding carboxypeptidase-like regulatory domain-containing protein, whose protein sequence is MLQRSHIPFLALLIFAGISPVVRAQDGASIVGVVTSAETGEPLPGAHVFVGFTMVGTVTDAGGRYELLRVPTGSHKLWASIIGFETTSQEVAVADTAGLVFDFVLPTSVIEIGEVIVEAKRDRRWRKRLETFERMFIGETPHAGQTRLLNPEVLDFDATWLGSFTASAAGPLQIENRALGYRLQYFLKEFEREGGTIRYDGDPLFEELAPTSPEEDALWEDNRRVAFEGSLRHLLLTLWRRRTREEGFELHRIPSVDDINRSDRRFPVDPDELLVPAGVPNQRLLAFSGLIEITYLPENEEPEYLLWQSGSPHRPLRPQRSWIRLTDG, encoded by the coding sequence TTGCTTCAGCGTAGTCACATACCGTTTCTGGCCCTGTTGATCTTCGCCGGCATCTCCCCGGTCGTGCGGGCGCAGGACGGGGCGTCGATCGTCGGTGTCGTCACCAGCGCGGAAACCGGCGAGCCACTCCCCGGCGCTCACGTGTTTGTCGGCTTCACGATGGTCGGGACGGTGACGGACGCCGGCGGGCGGTATGAACTTCTCCGTGTCCCCACAGGCTCGCACAAGCTGTGGGCGTCGATCATCGGGTTCGAGACCACGTCCCAGGAGGTCGCCGTGGCGGACACCGCCGGGCTGGTGTTCGACTTCGTGCTTCCCACGTCCGTCATCGAGATTGGCGAAGTGATTGTCGAGGCGAAACGCGACCGGCGCTGGCGGAAGCGGTTGGAAACCTTCGAGCGTATGTTCATCGGGGAGACGCCCCACGCCGGCCAGACCCGCCTCCTGAACCCGGAGGTGCTGGACTTCGACGCCACCTGGCTGGGGTCGTTCACGGCGAGCGCCGCCGGCCCGCTCCAGATCGAAAACCGCGCGTTGGGGTACCGCCTCCAGTATTTCTTGAAGGAGTTCGAGCGCGAGGGGGGCACGATCCGGTACGACGGAGACCCGCTGTTCGAGGAACTCGCGCCCACGTCACCCGAGGAAGACGCCTTGTGGGAGGATAATCGACGGGTCGCTTTCGAGGGTTCGCTCCGGCATTTGCTGCTGACCCTCTGGCGCAGGCGCACCCGTGAGGAAGGCTTCGAGCTGCACCGGATTCCGTCGGTGGACGACATCAACCGCAGCGATCGCCGCTTCCCGGTCGACCCCGACGAGCTGCTCGTCCCCGCCGGCGTGCCCAACCAGCGCCTGCTCGCCTTCAGCGGCCTCATCGAGATCACCTACCTGCCCGAAAACGAAGAGCCCGAGTACCTCCTCTGGCAATCCGGCTCGCCCCATCGTCCCCTCCGCCCCCAGCGCTCCTGGATCCGCCTCACCGACGGCC